In Kiritimatiellaceae bacterium, the genomic window GAGGATTTCGTCAGCGGAGGCCGCGTTCAAAAGGTTTCCGCGCAATTCGGGACGGCTTAACCGTCTGCTGATTTCTGCGAGAAACTGAATATGCGGTCCGGCGCGGTTTTCGGGAGACAGCGTCAGGATGAAAATACGAGAAGGTTTGCCGTCCATGGCAGCAAAGCTGACGCCCGTCCGGTGAATTCCAATGGCGGCGACCAGCTGATCGACCGCATCTGTTTTGCCGTGAGGAATGGCTATCCCGTTCTGCATGCCGGTGGACATTTTTTCTTCGCGGGCCAGAACGGCTTTTACCGCCTCGGTGTGGTTAGTGATTTTTCCTGCCGCGACCATGAAGCCGACCATCTCTTCGACGATGCCCCGCTTGGTATCAGCCTTTAGCTCCGGCAGGACTGAATCGTTTGTAAAAATCTTTTTTAGATCCATGTTTAGAGTTCTCCGATGCAAAGATGCGATTCATTCTGCTCTCCAGCCGCAGACGGTCAATGAAAAATCAGG contains:
- a CDS encoding PTS sugar transporter subunit IIA, producing the protein MDLKKIFTNDSVLPELKADTKRGIVEEMVGFMVAAGKITNHTEAVKAVLAREEKMSTGMQNGIAIPHGKTDAVDQLVAAIGIHRTGVSFAAMDGKPSRIFILTLSPENRAGPHIQFLAEISRRLSRPELRGNLLNAASADEILDVLTV